One Rissa tridactyla isolate bRisTri1 chromosome 1, bRisTri1.patW.cur.20221130, whole genome shotgun sequence DNA segment encodes these proteins:
- the NECAP1 gene encoding adaptin ear-binding coat-associated protein 1 encodes MAAAELEYESVLCVKPDVNVYRIPPRTSNRGYRASDWKLDHPDWTGRLRVTSKGKTAYIKLEDKVSGELFAQAPIDQYPGIAVETVTDSSRYFVIRIQDGTGRSAFIGIGFTDRGDAFDFNVSLQDHFKWVKQETEISKESQEADTRPKLDLGFKEGQTIKLNIGNMTTKKGGAAKPRVSGSGGLSLLPPPPGGKIAVPPIPPPSSTAIANHVTPPPVLKSSNVGSADILLDLDAPASASKAPASATTDLWGDFSTASSAVPNQAPQQSNWVQF; translated from the exons ATGGCGGCGGCGGAGTTGGAGTACGAGTCTGTCCTCTGCGTGAAGCCCGATGTTAACGTCTATCGCATCCCGCCGCGCACTTCCAACCGCGGGTACAG agcaTCTGACTGGAAACTGGACCATCCAGACTGGACAGGGCGGCTTCGTGTCACCTCCAAAGGCAAAACCGCATACATAAAGCTGGAGGATAAGGTTTCAG GGGAACTCTTTGCCCAGGCTCCTATAGATCAATACCCTGGCATTGCAGTGGAGACTGTGACAGATTCCAGTCGCTATTTTGTCATTCGAATTCAGGATGGGACTG GACGAAGTGCTTTTATAGGCATTGGCTTCACGGATCGTGGTGATGCCTTTGACTTCAACGTCTCTTTGCAGGATCACTTCAA GTGGGTGAAGCAGGAGACTGAGATCTCCAAGGAGTCCCAGGAAGCTGACACACGTCCCAAATTGGACTTAGGGTTTAAGGAAGGGCAGACCATAAAACTGAACATTGGG AACATGACgacaaagaaaggaggagcaGCCAAGCCCCGTGTGTCTGGATCAGGGGGCCTAAGCTTGCTGCCACCCCCACCGGGAGGCAAAATCGCAGTCCCTCCTATACCTCCCCCTTCTTCCACAGCCATTGCCAACCATGTCACACCACCACCCGTGCTGAAATCGAGTAACGTGGGTAGTGCAG ATATTCTATTAGACCTGGATGCTCCTGCATCTGCATCCAAGGCACCAGCATCAGCTACCACAGACCTCTGGGGAGACTTCAGCACCGCGTCCAG tgctgTTCCCAATCAGGCTCCTCAGCAGTCCAACTGGGTCCAGTTCTGA